Proteins from a single region of bacterium:
- the pseI gene encoding pseudaminic acid synthase, whose protein sequence is MNGFHLEGRAIGGNAPPYVVAELSANHLGRLDRALAIVDAAHGVGADAIKLQTYTADSMTLDLAGPGFSIKEGPWSGRNLFELYAEAETPAAWHLELFERARRLGMAVFSSPFDPAAVDFLESLDAPAYKIASFELGDHELIARSADTGKPLILSTGMAQQDDIQRALDVARNAGASDLALLHCVSGYPTPPDEMNLRRVATLAAEFDVVTGLSDHSLTAAAPVAAVALGASVIEKHLTLCRADGGPDAGFSLEPDEFATMVRDVREAWSGLGTGHCASAPSEDSSRIYRRSLYIVRDVAAGDRITRETIRAIRPALGLEPRHLENVLGRPALRALKRGEPLAWEQLGEPS, encoded by the coding sequence GTGAACGGCTTTCATCTCGAAGGGCGTGCGATCGGAGGCAACGCTCCCCCGTATGTGGTTGCGGAACTTTCCGCCAACCACCTTGGCCGGCTCGACCGCGCCCTCGCCATCGTCGATGCGGCCCACGGTGTCGGAGCGGACGCGATCAAGCTTCAGACCTACACCGCGGACAGCATGACGCTGGATCTTGCAGGGCCGGGCTTCTCGATCAAAGAGGGACCTTGGAGTGGACGGAACCTCTTCGAGCTCTACGCTGAAGCGGAGACTCCCGCCGCTTGGCATCTCGAACTCTTTGAACGGGCACGCAGGCTGGGCATGGCGGTCTTCAGCTCGCCCTTCGACCCTGCCGCTGTCGATTTCCTGGAGAGCCTGGACGCACCTGCCTACAAGATTGCGTCCTTCGAGCTCGGCGACCATGAGCTGATTGCTCGCTCGGCCGACACGGGAAAGCCACTCATCCTTTCCACCGGAATGGCCCAGCAGGACGATATCCAGCGCGCTCTCGATGTCGCGCGAAATGCGGGTGCCTCGGACCTCGCCTTGCTGCATTGCGTGAGCGGCTACCCGACTCCACCCGACGAAATGAATCTTCGCCGCGTCGCTACGCTCGCCGCCGAGTTCGACGTCGTCACGGGCCTCTCGGATCATAGCCTGACGGCCGCTGCGCCGGTCGCCGCAGTCGCCCTTGGTGCAAGCGTGATCGAAAAGCATCTCACGCTCTGTCGGGCCGATGGTGGGCCCGACGCGGGTTTCAGCCTCGAGCCTGACGAGTTTGCAACGATGGTTCGCGACGTGAGAGAAGCGTGGAGCGGCCTGGGCACCGGCCACTGTGCGAGCGCACCTAGCGAAGACAGCAGCCGGATCTATCGGCGCTCCCTGTACATCGTGCGCGATGTGGCCGCGGGCGACCGGATCACCCGCGAAACCATTCGGGCCATCCGGCCTGCGCTTGGCCTGGAGCCGCGTCATCTCGAGAACGTATTGGGACGCCCCGCATTGCGTGCCTTGAAGCGCGGGGAACCCCTCGCCTGGGAGCAGCTCGGGGAGCCATCATGA
- a CDS encoding WbqC family protein → MRLAIMQPTYLPWSGYLDLADQVDVFVFLDDASFAHRSWQQRNRIVAAGALQWLTVPVRVKGLRGQTIRDVEIERPDFWRKHLRALAHAYAKAPFFDEYCPRLEAILSRPEGWTGLAELNLALIEWLFGEFAIEVPTHLSSRLKAGSRRGERLAALCQELGADQYVSAPGTEAYLPEDQEPFRGRGIDVSIQSFELPVYRQSCDGFVAQASAIDLLFNEGPGALDILRRGRRPARPLGAAP, encoded by the coding sequence ATGCGTTTGGCCATCATGCAGCCAACCTACCTGCCCTGGTCTGGATACCTCGATCTCGCCGATCAGGTAGATGTCTTCGTCTTCCTCGATGACGCCAGCTTTGCGCATCGCAGCTGGCAGCAGCGCAATCGAATCGTCGCGGCCGGAGCCCTGCAATGGCTCACGGTTCCGGTTCGGGTAAAAGGCCTGCGCGGCCAGACGATCCGGGATGTCGAGATCGAGCGCCCCGACTTCTGGCGCAAACATCTGCGCGCGTTGGCACATGCCTACGCGAAGGCGCCGTTCTTCGACGAGTACTGCCCCAGGCTCGAAGCCATCTTGTCTCGGCCCGAAGGTTGGACTGGGCTCGCGGAACTGAACCTGGCCCTCATAGAATGGCTCTTTGGCGAATTCGCCATCGAGGTCCCAACCCACCTCTCTTCCCGACTCAAAGCCGGGAGTCGCCGCGGCGAGCGGTTGGCCGCGCTCTGCCAGGAACTCGGAGCCGACCAATACGTTTCTGCCCCGGGTACCGAGGCATACCTCCCCGAAGACCAGGAGCCGTTCCGCGGCCGCGGAATCGACGTTTCGATCCAATCCTTCGAGCTGCCCGTGTACAGGCAGAGCTGCGACGGCTTTGTTGCCCAGGCCAGTGCCATCGATCTGCTGTTCAATGAAGGACCGGGGGCGCTCGACATCCTGCGGCGTGGGCGTCGCCCTGCTCGACCACTCGGTGCTGCACCGTGA
- a CDS encoding NTP transferase domain-containing protein, protein MSGPVVAILQARATSTRLPGKVCLPLAGAPLLSRVIERVARTPGVDEICVAIPDGEVQNPVADVVALHPGVRLVRGPEDDVLARTAIAIRETGASVVLRVTSDCPLYDPAVGASVLEMRSHLQVVLASTALESGFPIGLDAEAIAGDALLHADREARDPYEREHVTPWLWRGSAHGAVAFLDRSPDRRAWRLAVDTADDYRLVSAVFDELHERDPAFGFDAIERCLSAHPEWVGWNAHVPQTPYQW, encoded by the coding sequence ATGAGCGGGCCCGTCGTCGCCATCCTGCAGGCACGGGCAACCTCCACGCGCCTACCGGGAAAGGTCTGCTTGCCGCTGGCAGGTGCGCCTCTCCTCTCTCGCGTGATCGAACGCGTGGCACGAACCCCGGGCGTCGACGAGATCTGCGTAGCCATTCCGGATGGAGAGGTCCAGAATCCTGTTGCCGATGTGGTCGCCCTGCATCCGGGGGTTCGTCTCGTCCGGGGCCCGGAGGACGACGTACTCGCGCGTACGGCGATCGCGATCCGGGAGACCGGGGCGTCGGTCGTGCTCCGCGTGACGTCCGACTGCCCGCTCTACGATCCGGCTGTTGGAGCCTCGGTGCTGGAGATGCGTTCGCACCTCCAGGTCGTTCTGGCTTCGACCGCCCTCGAATCGGGATTTCCGATCGGGTTGGATGCCGAAGCCATCGCCGGCGATGCGCTTCTACATGCCGATCGCGAAGCCCGGGACCCCTATGAACGCGAACATGTCACGCCGTGGTTGTGGCGGGGCTCGGCGCACGGCGCCGTAGCCTTCCTCGATCGGAGCCCCGACCGACGTGCCTGGAGATTGGCTGTCGATACTGCCGACGACTACCGGCTCGTTTCCGCAGTCTTCGACGAACTCCACGAACGCGATCCGGCCTTCGGCTTCGATGCCATCGAGCGATGTCTTTCGGCCCACCCAGAATGGGTCGGCTGGAACGCGCACGTACCCCAGACACCCTATCAGTGGTGA